TTATTTATAGATGAATTGGTTTTTAAAATCACCCAATTAGCACCGTGAATTGATAAAGTAACCACAGAAATTAAACCAATAATAATTGTAAACCAATCTATAACTCCGGGTGTTTCACTTAACGGACTAAAACTACTATCCCACAAAGGCAAGAAAAAATAATGCCCTTCGTAAACAGAAATGCCATTTTCAACACCACCTAAATTTACTCCTCTAACAATATTACCCAAAGCAATACCGAAAAACAATGCTAATAGTAAACTTGAAACTCCAAAAGAAGCGTCCCAAATATCTTTCCACATTTGGTATTTAAACTGACTTCTAAATTCTAAACCAATTGCTCTAAAAATAATCAACCATAAAACGATTATTAATGGCAAATAAAAACCACTAAAAACGGAAGCATAAAAAGTTGGAAAAGCCATAAAAAGCATTCCTCCTGCAGCAACTAACCAAACTTCATTAGAATCCCAAAATAAACCTGCAGCTTTTGCAATTACTTCTTTGTCTTTTTCTTTTTTCGCAAAAAATAAATGAATGATTCCTGTTCCAAAATCATATCCATCTAAAATAAAAAATACAGCTAAAACGATAGCTATTAATATGTACCAAAATATTTCCATAGTTTAATGTTTTTGATGTTTTGGACCTTCGTTAATAGTTTTACCAACTAAGACTAAAAATAATAGTCCTAATAACATATATAAAGCAACAAAACCCAATAAAGTAAATAATGTATTACCAGATGAAACTGTTGGCGAAATACCATCGCTTGTTTTTAACAAACCATAAACTAAATACGGTTGTCTACCTAATTCTGCCACATACCAACCTGTAAGATTTGCGATATAAGGAAACGGAACTAAAAACATAATTACCCAAAGCAATGGTTTCAATGTATATAATTTTCTTCGCCATAAAAAGAAAAGAGCAAGCATCATTACTCCTATAAATATGGTACCTAAACCAACCATAATATGATAAGAATAATAAAGCGCAGGAATATTATCTGGCAATTCTTCTTTTTTAAATTGATCCATTCCTGGAATCTTTTTATCCCAATCTTGATAGGTTAAAAAACTTAATATATTCGGAACTGCAATCTTATTATCTAACTTTTTCTCAACCATATTTGGCTGACCAATCAATACAATTTCTGCTCCAGCGTGTTCTGTTTCAAAAATTCCTTCCATCGCAGCAAAAGCTCCAGGTTGAAATTTTGCAACATTTTTAGCATTCCAATCTCCTGTAGGAAAAGCAACTAATAAACTAGAAACCAATCCGAAGATTACACCTGTTTTTAAAAACAACTGCCCATACTCTACTTGTTTTTTTCTTAGGATATAAAAAGCACCAATACTTGCGACAACAAAAGAAGAAGTAACCACAGACGCTAATTGATTATGTAAAAAAGCGGGCAGTAACCAAGGATTACTAAACAGTGCTGAGAAATTTTCTAATACGAATTTTCCGTTTTCTAAAATTTCATAACCTACAGGATGTTGCATCCAAGCATTGGTTGCTAAAATAAACCAACCACTTGCCCAAGAACCTAAAAACACTAAAAAACCTGTTAAAAAATGTAGTTTTTGACCCATTAACTTTTCACCAAAAATAAATAGTGCCAAAAAGGAGGATTCTAAAAAGAAAGAGAACATTCCTTCCATTGCTAAAGTCTGACCTATAATTCCACCTGTTAATTCAGAAAATTTTGCCCAATTGGTTCCAAATTGAAATTCCATCGGAATTCCTGTAACGACTCCCATTGTAAAATTAACAGCAAAAATTTTCATAAAAAACTTTGCAGCATTGTTATATTTTTCATCATTATTTCTTAAATATTTCCACTTAAAGTAAACAATCAATAATGACAAACCCATTGTTAATTGGGGAAATATATAGTGAAATGTGATAGTAAATGCAAATTGCAATCTATCGTAAAAGATCATATCTTCCATATCTTGATTTTAGACTATAAAAATACAAAGCAGTTCGTAAACACTAAGCATTTTTGTTACAAAAAAAAGCCCCAAAATGAGGCTTTCTTTTAATTTGAAAAATTATATTATTTTTTAAGAATTGTATCTAAGATTAAATCTTTATCAAGCTTCTTTGTACAGAAAAACCAATCCATACATTCTAACTCATCAGTATTACCCATTCTTTCTTCTGCTACACCACAAGATCCTGCTGGAGAAACGATAACATCGTCACCAGGATTCCAATCTGCAGGAGTTGCAACATTAAATTGATCTGAAGTTTGCATTGCAATTAAAGCTCTGTATAATTCATCAAAATTACGTCCTAAGCTTAAAGGGTAATAAATAATTGCTCTAACAGTTTCATTAGGATCCACAAAAAAGACAGCTCTAACTGCTTGTGTTTTGCTTTCTCCTGGCTGAACCATACCATATCTCTTAGCAACATTCATAGAAATATCTTCTATCAATGGAAACTTAACCTCAACGTTTTCCATTCCGTTGAATTTAATTTTATCCTTAATTGTTCTTAACCAAGCAATATGACTATACAAACCATCAATAGACAAACCAATAAGGCTACAATTTGCTTTATTAAATTTTTCTTCTAAATTTGCAAACGTCATAAACTCTGAAGTACAAACAGGTGTAAAATCTGCAGGATGACTAAATAAGATAGACCATTTTCCTTTATAATCTGAAGGAAAATTAATTTCTCCTTGTGTAGTTGTCGCCGTAAATTGAGGAGCTTTATCACCAATTCTTGGCATCGTAAAAACTTCTTGTTGTGTTGTTTCTTGTGAATCCATTATTTTATATTTTTAAAAATTATATTCTCAGGTAAAATTAAACTTCATCACTCTATTTCTTTGTAACATTAGTCACTTAAACAATCTATAATAATGATATTATCATAGCAATTCCTTATCATATAAAGAGCATTAAAATAATTGTAAATGAATTATATGTTTTAATTTTGTATTTGTGAAAAACTGGAAATTTATTTTTTCTATATTATTTAGCATTCTTATTCTATACAATAGTTTAAGAGTGTCTATTACGTATATTTATTATAATATTGACACAGTTGGTTTTATTGAAGCCCTTTGTGAGAATAAAGACAAGCCAGAATTACAGTGTAATGGTAAATGTCATTTAAAAAAGATTACCAAAACAAACAACGAAGAAAAGAATCAACCCATAGAACTCATCGATTTTAAAGATATCTTATTTTACAATCAAAAAAAATACTCTCATAATTTAAGTGAGAATACACTTCAAAAGAAACCTTCTTATTTTTATTTAAATCTCTATAATTTTAAATTACTAGAGACTTGTTTTCATCCGCCAAACGCATAATTGTTTTTTTCATTTTATAGGATTCCTATAGAACAATACATATTTAAAATTAAAACAATTAAAAATGAAAATATTTTATGGTGTGCTTTTATGTACGCTAATTTCTGCTACATCTTATAGTCAAGAAAAAGAAAAGACTAAAAAAGACAGTATTAAACAAAAAACAGTAAAACTTGATGAAGTTATCGTTACAGGTAAATTAAAAAAAGACCCTGTATTCAGCGCTTCTTCAAATAATTATGCTAAAAAAATTGTGCAACCGAAAAATGTTGCTGATCTTTTTAATAACATCAATGGTTTCTCTGTGATTAAAAGAGGAAATTACGCAATAGATCCTTCTTTTAGAGGTGCTCAATACGAGCAATTAAACATTCAATATGATGGTGGTACAAAAGCAATGCACGCGTGTCCGAACAGAATGGATCCAGTAACAACGCATATTATTCCTGAAGAAGTTTCTAAAATAGAAATTATAAAAGGTCCTTATACAGTTAGATATGGAGCAACTTTTGGCGGAATTATAAACTTAGTTACACAAAAACCAGATTATGAAGATTATGGTTTTCACGGAAAAGTTTCTGCTGGTTATGAAAGCAACGGAAATTCTTTGGTAAATTTAGCTGAATTGCAATATATCAATGAAAAATTTGATATTGTTGCCAATGTTGGTTACAGAGATTTTGGTGACTATAAAGATGGTTTTGGAACTACAATTCCTTCTTCTTTTAAAAGTTCTGATTATGGAATTAAATTAGGCTACAATTTTACTAAAAATCAACGTTTAAAAATTGATTGGAGACAATCTTTTGGGCGTGATGTTTTACACGCTGCTTTACCAATGGATACTGAGTATGATAACAGTAGCATCCTTTCTGTAGACTATAAAATTGAAAATATTGGAGAGGTTGTAAAATCTATTTCTGCAAAAGCATACCATAGTTATGTAGACCATTTAATGACTAATGATAACAGACCTTCTTTTATGATGATGGAAGCTGCATCTGGAGTTGAAGCAACTACAATTGGTGGTAAAATAGAAATGAATTGGAAACCAGCAAAAGACGTAAATCTTTTTTCTGGAATTGATGTAATGAATATTACAAGAGATGGAGAAAGAACAAGACTTGTAAAAGTGATGAATGGAAATGTGCTTACCAATCCTGTAACTTTTAACGACAAAGTTTGGCAAGATTCTTACATTACAGATCTTGGTTTTTTTACAGAAGCAAAGTATAATTTAAATAAAAACACGATACTAACAGCAGGAATCCGTTATGACAATGTAACGTCTGACATACAAGATCCTGAAGCAGATTTTGCTGCAATGTATGATTTAGAAAAACGTACAGAACATACTTTTAGCGGAACAGTTTCAGTAAAAAAAGAACTTTCAAATAATTATATTTTAGAAGCTGCTTATGGTCGTGGAGTTAGAACTGCCAATATGATAGAGCGTTTTATAAATCATTTTAATGTAGGTCAAGATCCTTATGAATATATTGGTAATCCTAATTTAAATGCAGAAGTAAATAATCAATTCGAAATAGGAATTAAAGGTATAGAAGAACTTAAAAATGGTTTTAATAGTTTTCAATTTGAAACTTCTGTTTACTATTCTTTCTTCGAGAATTATATTGTTGGTATTGTAGACCCAACTATTACAAGAAAATTCAATCCTACAGCATCACCAACCAATGTAAAAGTGTTTCAGAATTTAGATGAAGCATACAAAACAGGTTTTGAAGCAATGACACAAGTAAACTTTTTAGATTTTTATAATTTTAAATCTGAGTTTTCTTATGTGTACACAAAGAATAACGATTTAGATGAGTCTTTACCTTTAACACCACCTTTTACAACCAAATTTACGGTTGGTTTTGAAAAGGAAAAATTATGGGCAAACGCACAATATAATCTAGTTTCTAAACAAGATAATATTTCTGAAAGTTATGGTGAAACTTCTACAAGTGGTTACCAAACTTTAGACTTACGTTTTGGAGGAAAACCTCTTAAAAATGTAACTTTAGGTTTAGCGGTTTTAAATGTTTTTGATAAAGGTTATAACAGTCATTTAAACTTTTCATTTACAAACCAAGCAAATTTTGGAAGAACTCCTGTTACAGAACCAGGACGTAATTTCTCTGCTTTTTTACAGTATAAATTTTAATTAAAAAAGAGCGTATTACAATTGTAATACGCTCTTTTTTATATTTTAATAAACTTCACAAACAACTCCATTTCTTGTCTATTATGAAATGAATTATAACATTTTGTAAAAATATCCATTGTAAAATGGGATTCAAAATAAGAGATATATTCTTCGGTATTTCCACCAAAAGGTGGATGATCTTCATTCAGTTTCGCATCAAAGAGCAAACCGATTAACTTTCCATTCCTAATTAACAAATCCTTCATTTTTACTGCATATTTCTCTCTTAATTTGGGGTCAATTGCACAGAAAAAAGTTTGTTCTATCACCAAATCAAAAGTATGATTCAAATCAAAAAAATTAGCATGAATTAATTGTGATAAAGGAAAACTAGGAACTCTTTTTTTCACATTATCTAAAGCCGTTTTAGAAAGATCTACAACATAAACATTTTTAAAACCTTTGTTA
The window above is part of the Polaribacter sp. SA4-12 genome. Proteins encoded here:
- the cydB gene encoding cytochrome d ubiquinol oxidase subunit II, which encodes MEIFWYILIAIVLAVFFILDGYDFGTGIIHLFFAKKEKDKEVIAKAAGLFWDSNEVWLVAAGGMLFMAFPTFYASVFSGFYLPLIIVLWLIIFRAIGLEFRSQFKYQMWKDIWDASFGVSSLLLALFFGIALGNIVRGVNLGGVENGISVYEGHYFFLPLWDSSFSPLSETPGVIDWFTIIIGLISVVTLSIHGANWVILKTNSSINNKLKGVIFKLNIVLALLTIFSLVVWQIVNPNSFDNFADKPYLIVFPIIYLSGLVGLFFIKRIKKEVYGFVLSTLLIVGGITSSLASIFPVILPSINDVHKPLTIYNTAASEYGLSVSFTWGIIGCILIIVYMIIQKRLTKGKIDKMDYGH
- a CDS encoding cytochrome ubiquinol oxidase subunit I — its product is MEDMIFYDRLQFAFTITFHYIFPQLTMGLSLLIVYFKWKYLRNNDEKYNNAAKFFMKIFAVNFTMGVVTGIPMEFQFGTNWAKFSELTGGIIGQTLAMEGMFSFFLESSFLALFIFGEKLMGQKLHFLTGFLVFLGSWASGWFILATNAWMQHPVGYEILENGKFVLENFSALFSNPWLLPAFLHNQLASVVTSSFVVASIGAFYILRKKQVEYGQLFLKTGVIFGLVSSLLVAFPTGDWNAKNVAKFQPGAFAAMEGIFETEHAGAEIVLIGQPNMVEKKLDNKIAVPNILSFLTYQDWDKKIPGMDQFKKEELPDNIPALYYSYHIMVGLGTIFIGVMMLALFFLWRRKLYTLKPLLWVIMFLVPFPYIANLTGWYVAELGRQPYLVYGLLKTSDGISPTVSSGNTLFTLLGFVALYMLLGLLFLVLVGKTINEGPKHQKH
- a CDS encoding peroxiredoxin, translating into MDSQETTQQEVFTMPRIGDKAPQFTATTTQGEINFPSDYKGKWSILFSHPADFTPVCTSEFMTFANLEEKFNKANCSLIGLSIDGLYSHIAWLRTIKDKIKFNGMENVEVKFPLIEDISMNVAKRYGMVQPGESKTQAVRAVFFVDPNETVRAIIYYPLSLGRNFDELYRALIAMQTSDQFNVATPADWNPGDDVIVSPAGSCGVAEERMGNTDELECMDWFFCTKKLDKDLILDTILKK
- a CDS encoding TonB-dependent receptor domain-containing protein encodes the protein MKIFYGVLLCTLISATSYSQEKEKTKKDSIKQKTVKLDEVIVTGKLKKDPVFSASSNNYAKKIVQPKNVADLFNNINGFSVIKRGNYAIDPSFRGAQYEQLNIQYDGGTKAMHACPNRMDPVTTHIIPEEVSKIEIIKGPYTVRYGATFGGIINLVTQKPDYEDYGFHGKVSAGYESNGNSLVNLAELQYINEKFDIVANVGYRDFGDYKDGFGTTIPSSFKSSDYGIKLGYNFTKNQRLKIDWRQSFGRDVLHAALPMDTEYDNSSILSVDYKIENIGEVVKSISAKAYHSYVDHLMTNDNRPSFMMMEAASGVEATTIGGKIEMNWKPAKDVNLFSGIDVMNITRDGERTRLVKVMNGNVLTNPVTFNDKVWQDSYITDLGFFTEAKYNLNKNTILTAGIRYDNVTSDIQDPEADFAAMYDLEKRTEHTFSGTVSVKKELSNNYILEAAYGRGVRTANMIERFINHFNVGQDPYEYIGNPNLNAEVNNQFEIGIKGIEELKNGFNSFQFETSVYYSFFENYIVGIVDPTITRKFNPTASPTNVKVFQNLDEAYKTGFEAMTQVNFLDFYNFKSEFSYVYTKNNDLDESLPLTPPFTTKFTVGFEKEKLWANAQYNLVSKQDNISESYGETSTSGYQTLDLRFGGKPLKNVTLGLAVLNVFDKGYNSHLNFSFTNQANFGRTPVTEPGRNFSAFLQYKF
- a CDS encoding methyltransferase domain-containing protein; this encodes MNLSEDFWENKYKANNIGWDLGEVSPPLKTYFDQLTNKDLKILIPGGGNSYEAEYLFNKGFKNVYVVDLSKTALDNVKKRVPSFPLSQLIHANFFDLNHTFDLVIEQTFFCAIDPKLREKYAVKMKDLLIRNGKLIGLLFDAKLNEDHPPFGGNTEEYISYFESHFTMDIFTKCYNSFHNRQEMELFVKFIKI